The proteins below come from a single Harpia harpyja isolate bHarHar1 chromosome 2, bHarHar1 primary haplotype, whole genome shotgun sequence genomic window:
- the ATOH1 gene encoding transcription factor ATOH1 — protein sequence MSLPRAAWAEGARELAAPEPPRGPESGGCGFGPGWLGVCCAARLPAASPRYLLPGEEEEEAAAGAAAEGSAARGGGSSPGGARGAAAAGGGRPRGGGGPGLRAQVSGVQKQRRLAANARERRRMHGLNHAFDQLRNVIPSFNNDKKLSKYETLQMAQIYISALAELLHSPDAPPDAPGKAEHRGAPFEPPCAAGAGAGPPPGPPAPQPGPPRASPPGHGRTRFPPPPPAAGGYSVQLDPLHFPAFAEGALMGQRAPSPALLMPQPGQPPQERSKTSPRSHRSDGEFSPRSHYSDSDEAS from the coding sequence ATGAGCCTGCCGCGGGCCGCGTGGGCCGAGGGCGCGCGGGAGCTGGCGGCGCCGGAGCCGCCGCGGGGGCCGGAGTCGGGCGGCTGCGGCTTCGGGCCGGGCTGGCTGGGCGTGTGCTGCGCCGCGCGGCTGCCCGCCGCCTCGCCCCGCTACCTGCTgcccggcgaggaggaggaggaggcggcggcgggggcggcggcggaggggagcgcggcgcggggcggcgggagcagccccggcggggcgcggggcgcggcggcggcgggcggcgggcggccgcggggcggcggcgggcccggcctgCGGGCGCAGGTGAGCGGCGTGCAGAAGCAGCGGCGGCTGGCGGCCAACgcgcgggagcggcggcggaTGCACGGGCTGAACCACGCCTTCGACCAGCTGCGCAACGTCATCCCCTCCTTCAACAACGACAAGAAGCTCTCCAAGTACGAGACGCTGCAGATGGCGCAGATCTACATCAGCGCCCTGGCCGAGCTGCTGCACAGCCCCGACGCCCCCCCCGACGCCCCCGGCAAGGCCGAGCACCGCGGGGCTCCCTTCGAgccgccctgcgccgccggggccggggccgggccgccgccggggccgccggcgcCGCAGCCGGGGCCGCCGAGAGCCTCGCCCCCCGGGCACGGCAGGACTCgcttccccccgccgccgccggccgcggggggCTACTCGGTGCAGCTCGACCCGCTGCACTTCCCCGCCTTTGCGGAGGGCGCCCTGATGGGACAGAGAGCCCCTTCCCCCGCCCTCCTCATGCCGCAGCCCGGGCAGCCGCCGCAGGAGAGGAGCAAAACGTCGCCCCGGTCCCACAGGAGCGACGGGGAGTTCTCGCCCCGCTCCCACTACAGCGACTCCGACGAGGCCAGCTAG